From the Sulfuriferula nivalis genome, the window CCGCAGGGGTAATCGCGTCTTCCTCAGGCGTGAGCAGGTAGGCGTAGGCCTGATGATGCGAGCGTCCGACCCGTCCACGCAACTGATGCAACTGCGCCAGACCGAATTTGTCGGCGCGGTTCATGATGATGGTGTTGGCGGTGGGGATGTCGATACCTGTCTCGATAATCGTGGTGCAAAGTAGCAGATTGACCTGTTGCTGATGGAAGTCACGCATGACATGTTCCAGTTCACGCTCAGGCATTTGACCATGGGCGACGCGAATACGCGCTTCGGGTAGCAGTTTTGCCAGTCGTGCTTCCATGTTGTAGATGGTATCGACTTCGTTGTGCAGGAAGTATATTTGCCCACCGCGCTTGAGTTCACGCAGTACGGCTTCACGTATCACGCCATCGGAATAACGGGAAACAAACGTTTTAATCGACAGGCGTTTCTGTGGTGGTGTGGTGATGACAGAGAAGTCACGTATACCTTCCAGCGACATCGCCAAGGTGCGAGGTATCGGCGTAGCGGTAAGGGTAAGCATATCGACTTCTGCTCGCAGTACTTTCATTTGCTCTTTCTGCCGTACGCCAAAGCGATGTTCTTCGTCGATGATGACCAGCCCCAGATTTTTGAAGACGACATCTTTTTGCAATAATTTATGAGTGCCGATGACGATATCGATGGTACCTGCTGCCAGTCCTGCCATGGCTTGTGTTTGTTCCTTGGCGGAGCGGAAACGGGATAATTCGGCGATACGCACGGGCCAATCGGCAAAGCGGTCGGAGAAATTCTGGAAATGTTGTTCTGCTAGCAAGGTCGTAGGAACCAGTACGGCGACTTGCTTTCCATCCATCAGCGCAACAAAAGCAGCACGGAGTGCAACTTCGGTTTTGCCAAAGCCGACATCACCACATACCAGCCTGTCCATGGGACGTGCCGAGCACAGGTCGTCGATTACGGCGGTAATTGCGCTGGCCTGATCTATGGTTTCTTCAAAGCCAAAGCCTTCGACGAAAGCCTCATAGTCATGCTGCTTGAGCGTAAATGCATGTCCTTGACGGGCAGCACGGCGAGCGTAGAGATTAAGTAATTCTGCTGCGGTATCGCGTGCTTGCTCCATCGCGCGGCGTTTGGCTTTTTCCCAGTTGCCGCTGCCTAATTTGGATAACGCAATTGATTCTGGCGCACCGCCGCTATAACGACCAATTAGGTGCAGTTGCGACACCGGCACATAGAGCTTGTCGTCACCTGCATATTCCAGCAACAGAAATTCGGTTTCGCCTTCGCCGAGATCCATGCTGACTAAACCCAGATAACGCCCGATACCGTGGTCGGCGTGAACTACGGGGTCACCCACTTTGACTTCAGATAAATCACGCAGCATGCCGTCAACCTGGCTGCGGCGATGGCTGTTACGCCCACGCGTGCGTACTGTAGTGGCGTAGAGCTCGGCTTCGGTTACAAACGCAACGGGTGGGTCGGATTGCAAAATGAAACCGTGTGCGAGTGGCGCTACGCCTAATCTGGGCTGGTTCAGGTCTGCGGTACATGTGGTGTAATCTTCACACAAGGCCAGTTTGATGCCATGTTCAGCAAAATACTGCGCCATGGTTTCGCGTCGCCCCAGACTTTCAGCGAAAATCAGCACATGACCAGGAAAGGTGTCCAGGAAATGATGAATGCGGTGCAGTGGTTCGTCTTCACGGCGTTCGACGTTGAGTGTAGGCAGCGGCGCTGTATGTGGGTTGTTGACGGTTGCTGTATCAATTTCAACGCGGGCATAGCGTTTGAGGTTGCCAAATAACACGTCGGTGGCTAAAAACAAATCTGCGGGTGGCATGATTGGGCGTTGGGGGTCGCCACGCATCAGTTTATAGCGGGTTTCTGTATCCTGCCAGAATGTTTGTGTGGCGGTTTCAATATCACCATGCAGGCAAATCAATGCGTTTTCCGGCACATAGTCAAACAAGGTTGCAGTCTGTTCAAAAAACAGTGGTAAGTAATATTCTATCCCCGCTGGCGCGAGACCATTGCTGACGTCTTTATATATCTGACGCTTGGACGCATCACCTTCAAAACAGTCACGGAAATTTTGGCGGAACAAGGCCATGCCGGCTTCATCCAATGGGAATTCACGTGCAGGCAGTAAACGGATTTCTTTTACGGGATAGATACTGCGCTGCGTATCGACGTCAAACGTGCGTATGCTTTCTATTTCGTCATCAAATAAATCGATTCGATAGGGTAGTGCGCTGCCCATAGGGAACAAATCGAGCAAACCGCCACGTACACTGAATTCGCCAGGCGATAATACCTGACTCACCGCTGTATAACCTGACGTCGCCATTTGTTTACGTAGCGCATCCAGATCAAGTTTTTGGCCTTGGATCAGAAAGAAAGTATAAGCA encodes:
- the mfd gene encoding transcription-repair coupling factor translates to MLINQPIPPAGQRLSIGGLVGSADALAISELATPQRPIVVLTANALDAQRLLDEMRWFAPKLTVSLLPDWETLPYDHFSPHQDLISERLATLYQISQSQCDIAIVPVTTALYRLAPPSYLGAYTFFLIQGQKLDLDALRKQMATSGYTAVSQVLSPGEFSVRGGLLDLFPMGSALPYRIDLFDDEIESIRTFDVDTQRSIYPVKEIRLLPAREFPLDEAGMALFRQNFRDCFEGDASKRQIYKDVSNGLAPAGIEYYLPLFFEQTATLFDYVPENALICLHGDIETATQTFWQDTETRYKLMRGDPQRPIMPPADLFLATDVLFGNLKRYARVEIDTATVNNPHTAPLPTLNVERREDEPLHRIHHFLDTFPGHVLIFAESLGRRETMAQYFAEHGIKLALCEDYTTCTADLNQPRLGVAPLAHGFILQSDPPVAFVTEAELYATTVRTRGRNSHRRSQVDGMLRDLSEVKVGDPVVHADHGIGRYLGLVSMDLGEGETEFLLLEYAGDDKLYVPVSQLHLIGRYSGGAPESIALSKLGSGNWEKAKRRAMEQARDTAAELLNLYARRAARQGHAFTLKQHDYEAFVEGFGFEETIDQASAITAVIDDLCSARPMDRLVCGDVGFGKTEVALRAAFVALMDGKQVAVLVPTTLLAEQHFQNFSDRFADWPVRIAELSRFRSAKEQTQAMAGLAAGTIDIVIGTHKLLQKDVVFKNLGLVIIDEEHRFGVRQKEQMKVLRAEVDMLTLTATPIPRTLAMSLEGIRDFSVITTPPQKRLSIKTFVSRYSDGVIREAVLRELKRGGQIYFLHNEVDTIYNMEARLAKLLPEARIRVAHGQMPERELEHVMRDFHQQQVNLLLCTTIIETGIDIPTANTIIMNRADKFGLAQLHQLRGRVGRSHHQAYAYLLTPEEDAITPAAKKRLEALQMMEDLGAGFHLAMHDLEIRGAGEVLGDSQSGSMQEIGFSMYNDMLNHAVAALKKGLEPDMNQPLGVTTEINLHTPALLPTNYCGDIHERLVLYKRLANCTEQDALDDLHAELVDRFGLLPEPALALLESHRLRLLAKPLGIAKLDASNEAIGLQFIPKPPIDPMRLIELIQTRRHYKLAGPDKLRVTLTSKDLADRVKNVRNLLKELS